The segment GCTCCATCCGGTGCTCGGCCAGGATGTAGAGGCCGAGGCTCTGGGAGGTCTTCGCGAGCCGTGACAGCCGCATGGGGTAGACGAGTTCGGGGGAGGCGAAGCCGATCCGCAGCGGGGTCAGCTCGCCCTGGAGGACGGCGTCCTTCTGCTGGGGTGCGAGGCGGACGGCGACGTACTCCCACTTCTGGTCCACGTACGGCTGAAGCGCGCCGGTGAGTCGTTCGGGCAGCTCGAAGCCGTTGGCGCGCAGCCAGTCGCCGAGGGCCTTCGGATCGGTGGCGGTCAGCCGGGCGACGTCGAAGGGACCGAGCCGTTCGCGCCCGACGACGCCGACGCCGGTGCCCGCGCCGGGCGGCGGGGCCCCAACCCCGTCCCCGTAGTCGACGTCGAACGGCCAGTCGCCCTCGCGCGGCCAGAAGTAGTGGCGCTCGCGCTGCTCGGGCTCGGTGAGCCGGGCGAGCGAGTCGAAGAGCGCGGGGTCGCCGAGGGTGACGTCGGCGCGGCTGGGCACGGGCATGATCCAGGCGGCGTGGTCGGCGTTCCCGTGCACGTTGAAGCGCATGACGACGGTCTCGGTGTGTCCGTCCCAGCGGACGGCCGACTCCTCGCGGTCGACGCCGATGCGCTGGTCCTTGGTCGGGATCATGGCGCCGCAGCCGCAGGCGTACGCCGGTGCGACGAGCGAGCCGAGCTGGAGCGCGAGCAGCGCGACGATGGTGGTCAGAATTCTGTGTGTCCCCCGCATGCGGGGTGGGACGTACGCGGTGACCTTCCGGTTCCCCGGTGACCTTCCGGTTCCCCGACGAGGTTCCGATTCGCCGGGGAGGTTCCGGTTCCGCCCCACCCCGCCGCACGCGTTCAGGCGGAGGAGCGGACCCGGAGTTCCTTCACGCCGTTCAGCCAGGCCGCCCGCAGCCGGCGGGGTTCGCCGGCGAGGGTCAGGTCGGGCAGGGCGTCCGCGACCGCGTTGAAGATCAGCTCGATCTCCTTGATGGCGAGGGACTTGCCCAGGCAGAAGTGGGGTCCGCCGCCGCCGAAGCCGAGGTGCGGATTGGGGTCGCGGGTGATGTCGAAGCGTTCGGGTTCGGCGAAGACCTCGGGGTCGTTGTTGGCGGAGGAGTAGAAGAGGCCGACGCGGTCGCCCTTGGCGATCTTCTGGCCGCCGAGTTCGGTGTCCTGGGTCGCGGTCCGCTGGAAGGAGACGACGGGGGTCGCCCAGCGCACGATCTCCTCGGCGGCGGTCGCCGGCCGTTCCCGTTTGAAGAGTTCCCACTGGTCGGGGTGGGTGAGGAAGGCGTGCATGCCGTGGCTGATGGCGTTGCGGGTGGTCTCGTTGCCGGCGACGGCGAGCAGCAGGACGAAGAAGCCGAACTCGTCGGAGGAGAGGTTGCCCTCCCCCTCTGCGGCGACCAGCTGGCTGACGATGTCGGCGGCGGGGCACTCCTTGCGGGCGGCGGCCATGTTCATCGAGTAGCCGATGAGTTCCATGGCGGCCTCGGCGCCGATCTCCTCGGTGATGGCGTACTCGGGGTCGTCGTACGCGACCATCTTGTTCGACCAGTCGAAGATCCGGGAACGGTCCTCCTGGGGGACACCGATGAGTTCGGCGATGGCCTGGAGGGGGAGTTCGACGGCGACCCGGGTGACGAAGTCGAAGGTGCCGTCGGCGTCCGCGCCGCGTTTCGCCTCGTCGACGATGGAGTGGGCGCGGTCGCGCAGGGCGGTCTCCAGGTTCCGGATCGCTCGGGGGGTGAAGCCGCGCTGGACGATCTGGCGGACCCGGGTGTGCTCGGGCGGGTCCATGTTGAGCATGATCAGTTTCTGGACCTCGATCTGGTCCCGGGTGATGTGCTCGTTGAAGCGGATGACGGCCGTGTTCTCGTTCGAGGAGAACAGCTCGGGGTGGGTGGAGACGTACTTGACGTCGGCGTGGCGCGTGACGGCCCAGTACCCGCCGTCCGCGAAGCCCGTGATGCCGGGCGGCTGGGGACACCACCAGACGGGTGCCGTCTGCCGCAGCCGGGCGAACTCCGGGAAGGGGACGCGGTCGCGGAGCAGATCGGGGTCGGTGGCGTCGAACCCCTCGGGAAGGTGCCCTGCGGGGAGATGGGGGCAGGCGGCCATCGGCAACACTCTCCATATCTGATGGACCATCAGAAGTTGCCGGGAAAGTTAGTAACGAGTTCTACAAGTAGCAAGGGCCGGAACGGGAACTGTTGCCTCCCGGACCCTTGCGTACCCGCGGTAGCAGTCATAAGACTGCATGCAGAACTAGAACGCGTACTAGTTCCCACGTGACGCCGACCGACGGGCTGCCGGGACGCCCCGTCCGGTCGAGGAGAGGACGAGCTCATGGCCGCGGAACCCGTCATCGTCGAAGCCGTACGCACCCCCATCGGCAAGCGCGGAGGCGCGCTCGCCAACCTCCACCCCGCCTACCTCCTGGGCGAGACCTACCGCGAACTCCTCGGTCGCACCGGCATCCACGCCGACTGCGTCGAGCAGATCGTCGGCGGTACGGTCACCCACGCCGGCGAACAGTCCATGAATCCGGCCCGCACCGCCTG is part of the Streptomyces sp. NBC_00250 genome and harbors:
- a CDS encoding DUF2330 domain-containing protein — protein: MRGTHRILTTIVALLALQLGSLVAPAYACGCGAMIPTKDQRIGVDREESAVRWDGHTETVVMRFNVHGNADHAAWIMPVPSRADVTLGDPALFDSLARLTEPEQRERHYFWPREGDWPFDVDYGDGVGAPPPGAGTGVGVVGRERLGPFDVARLTATDPKALGDWLRANGFELPERLTGALQPYVDQKWEYVAVRLAPQQKDAVLQGELTPLRIGFASPELVYPMRLSRLAKTSQSLGLYILAEHRMEPRSPIGGDAPEVTFAGRIEPEGPVIGLAGEQPVQLTVLEQEFPHPERIDDDHRLRAVADTPYRRVEYTDRLLTVGDGIPVWMLTVGGGLLLTALATLLAVRVTRRRPDTGPGVRSVT
- a CDS encoding cytochrome P450, whose amino-acid sequence is MAACPHLPAGHLPEGFDATDPDLLRDRVPFPEFARLRQTAPVWWCPQPPGITGFADGGYWAVTRHADVKYVSTHPELFSSNENTAVIRFNEHITRDQIEVQKLIMLNMDPPEHTRVRQIVQRGFTPRAIRNLETALRDRAHSIVDEAKRGADADGTFDFVTRVAVELPLQAIAELIGVPQEDRSRIFDWSNKMVAYDDPEYAITEEIGAEAAMELIGYSMNMAAARKECPAADIVSQLVAAEGEGNLSSDEFGFFVLLLAVAGNETTRNAISHGMHAFLTHPDQWELFKRERPATAAEEIVRWATPVVSFQRTATQDTELGGQKIAKGDRVGLFYSSANNDPEVFAEPERFDITRDPNPHLGFGGGGPHFCLGKSLAIKEIELIFNAVADALPDLTLAGEPRRLRAAWLNGVKELRVRSSA